Sequence from the Hirundo rustica isolate bHirRus1 chromosome 9, bHirRus1.pri.v3, whole genome shotgun sequence genome:
CTCATCCTCATCCATAGTTCCTTACCTGCCCCGCTTACCCATGCTTCCCTCCAAGACGAGAACGCTGAAGAAGCAGGCGGAGAACAAGGAGAACATTGAAGGAACACAGGACACCGTGGAGCACTCGGCGTCCAGCTCAGCACCAGGTATGGGCACAGTTGGAAGCAGTGAGGCCACGTGCTCTGGGTGTAAATTCCcagagaaacaaagaacaacATGACATGGGcatgctttgtgctgctgcGTCAATTATTTACTAGCAAATAGAAAACACTCTAGTGTTTTCAATGTTCTTTTAGCAAATCCcgatttgtttttcctttgaaattcagTTTTGCTGCTCTTTGTAAAATGACAGCTTCAAAACTGAAGTTAACAATGCAGCAAGAGATTTTCTCCTATACTTAGGATATTCGGAAAGGAGCAGCAAATTACAGGAAGGGAGCaataaactgaaagaaaagaacagctCTTTTCTAATCTTTCTCCAAAGTGGCCTTCTCAGTATAGACAACAGACAAGTCACACGCAGAAttggaaaaaagtaaattaaagaaaaaaataaattacaagtGCTCGCTTCTTCCCTCACTCTATCTCTGCAGCACCTGAGCAGGTAAATACACAGGGCCTATAAAACCCAGTGCAGGACAGGGAGGTGGAAATGGAAATAGATTGCCCAGCTTGACACCCGTTTCTCCTGCCCAGGTTTCATCAGAAGCACACAGCCAGCAGGCGggtccccagccctgccgcGCAAGCAGAGGGACAAATcccccagcagcctcctggAGGATGCCAAGGAGACCACGTTCACCAGGGACAGGAAAGGGGGCTTCTTCAGCTCCTTCATGAAGAAGAGGAACGCTCCCACGCCTCCCAAGCGCAGCAGCTCCTTCCGGGAGATGGAGAACCAGCCCCATAAGAAATACGAGCTGACGGGTAACTTTTCCTCTGTTGCTTCCTTGCAGCACGTGGACGGGTTCTCCTTCGCTCCCGCGCAGCAGGACACGAGCCTGGCTCCCCCCAAGTGCTACGGAGGGGGCTTTGTGCAGAGGACCTTCTGCAGCGAGGAGGGCACTGggcccagcagtgctggggctgtgagcaCTGGCGGAGGGTGGTCGGGCATCACCGGCTTCTTTACGCCACGCTTGATTAAAAAGACGCTGGGTTTACGAGCAGGAAAGGCCACCGGCAACGAAGAAGCTtcaaagccttttccaaggtCAAACTCTACATCTTCCATGTCCTCAGGGCTTCCAGAGCAGGATAGGATGGCAATGACCCTTCCCAGAAATTCCCAGAGGTCAAAAATTCAGCTGGAACGGACCGTGtccacctcctcccagcccGATGAGAGCACAGGGAGGGCCAGTGACCTGATTCCCAAAAGGTTTGAAGAAGGCCCTGCTTTGACCAGAGAGAGACCAAAAGCAAAACTCTTGCCAAGGGGTGCCACAGCACTCCCTTTCCGAACTCCCTCCGCATCGGAAGAAAAGGAGGGTCCGGGGCTAGCGGCAGCTCCTAAGGGCAAAGAAAAGAACAGCGGCTCGCGGCAAGGGGCCCTTGAGGATGGCGAGAGGCCGGGGTGGTCATCTCCGGTAAAGGCTGCAGCAATACTTCCAACCACTCACAACCACAAAGTGCCAGTCCTAATCTCACCCACTCTAAAACACACTCCAGCAGACGTGCAGCTCATTGGCACAGACTCTCAGGGTAATAAATTTAAGCTCTTATCTGAGCATCAGGTCACTTCTTCCGGCGACAGGGACCGGCCCAGACGGGTAAAACCAAAGTGTGCTCCACCTCCGCCACCGGTGATGcggctcctccagcagccagctgccTGCTCGGATGCAGCGGAAGAGCCGGGCAGCGTGGCGGGAGCGCAGCACGGACTGGAATCCAACGAGGGGAGTAAGAaggcggcggcagcggcagcaCCCGTTGGTGGAAAATCTGGGAGGCCCGCGATGCCTCCGCCCCAAGTGCCTCTGTCATCGTCTTCCACCTCCCCAGCGAAAATGGCCAACGGCACGGCCGGCGCCAAGGTAGCGCTGAGAAAGACCAAACAGGCGGCCGAGAAAATCCCCGCAGACAAGATCAGCAAGGAGGCGCTGCTGGAGTGCGCGGATCTCCTCTCGAGCGCCATCGCCGAGCCCACGCCCAACAGCCAGCTGGTGGACACGGGGCACCAGCTGCTGGATTACTGCTCAGGCTACGTGGACTGCATCCCGCACACGCGCAACAAATTTGCCTTCCGGGAAGCCGTGAGCAAACTGGAACtcagcctgcaggagctgcaggtgtcCTCGACAGCTGCTGGCGTCCATGGGGCAAACCCCGTCCTTAATAACTTATTGTCATGTGTCCAAGAAATCAGCGACGTGGTGCAAAGGTAGCTACTGTCAATCTGGGTGAGAGAAACGCACGCGGGGAGGGCGGGACTGTTTTTCTGTACTGATGCTTTCAAAAGGAAAGACTGATACTTGAGTATGTGAAGTACCTCAGATCACTGAGTTCTCCTCACGTTTACAGGTTCATCTCAAAAAATTGGGGATGGAGACGGTAGATTAAAGCTGTAAGGGACAGAACATCAAGGATCTGTCCCTACCTAGTCAGGCTGATCTGCTTGGTATGGCAAGGGAAAGAAAGATCTTTCTCCTCccctggagaggcaggagaacCGATGGCAGGTTCTCCCTCTGGGCAGGACGGCGGTGACAGCCGGAGTCCCggggtggctgcagctgcctggctgcacagatcctgccctggctgcactCACCTGTGCTTTGCTGTCCTGACAAAGC
This genomic interval carries:
- the ABL2 gene encoding tyrosine-protein kinase ABL2; this encodes MGQQVGRVGEPGAGLQHQPPPQQQQQPRGLRGSSAARPAGRRREAAGRSAEGGFNVFTQHEALHRPYGCDVEPQALNEAIRWSSKENLLGATESDPNLFVALYDFVASGDNTLSITKGEKLRVLGYNQNGEWSEVRSKNGQGWVPSNYITPVNSLEKHSWYHGPVSRSAAEYLLSSLINGSFLVRESESSPGQLSISLRYEGRVYHYRINTTSDGKVYVTAESRFSTLAELVHHHSTVADGLVTTLHYPAPKCNKPTVYGVSPIHDKWEMERTDITMKHKLGGGQYGEVYVGVWKKYNLTVAVKTLKEDTMEVEEFLKEAAVMKEIKHPNLVQLLGVCTLEPPFYIVTEYMPYGNLLDYLRECNREEVSAVVLLYMATQISSAMEYLEKKNFIHRDLAARNCLVGENHVVKVADFGLSRLMTGDTYTAHAGAKFPIKWTAPESLAYNTFSIKSDVWAFGVLLWEIATYGMSPYPGIDLSQVYDLLEKGYRMEQPEGCPPKVYELMRACWKWNPPDRPSFAETHQAFETMFHDSSISEEVAEELGRTASSSSIVPYLPRLPMLPSKTRTLKKQAENKENIEGTQDTVEHSASSSAPGFIRSTQPAGGSPALPRKQRDKSPSSLLEDAKETTFTRDRKGGFFSSFMKKRNAPTPPKRSSSFREMENQPHKKYELTGNFSSVASLQHVDGFSFAPAQQDTSLAPPKCYGGGFVQRTFCSEEGTGPSSAGAVSTGGGWSGITGFFTPRLIKKTLGLRAGKATGNEEASKPFPRSNSTSSMSSGLPEQDRMAMTLPRNSQRSKIQLERTVSTSSQPDESTGRASDLIPKRFEEGPALTRERPKAKLLPRGATALPFRTPSASEEKEGPGLAAAPKGKEKNSGSRQGALEDGERPGWSSPVKAAAILPTTHNHKVPVLISPTLKHTPADVQLIGTDSQGNKFKLLSEHQVTSSGDRDRPRRVKPKCAPPPPPVMRLLQQPAACSDAAEEPGSVAGAQHGLESNEGSKKAAAAAAPVGGKSGRPAMPPPQVPLSSSSTSPAKMANGTAGAKVALRKTKQAAEKIPADKISKEALLECADLLSSAIAEPTPNSQLVDTGHQLLDYCSGYVDCIPHTRNKFAFREAVSKLELSLQELQVSSTAAGVHGANPVLNNLLSCVQEISDVVQR